The Neochlamydia sp. S13 genome has a segment encoding these proteins:
- a CDS encoding transposase translates to MGYHAGKNYGIKGKTPVVKRIGNRLSYSIISKITTLGQLSFMVFHENFNENMFLKFLKRLVYQATKKVFLIVDQHTAHKSKKVKGRWLKLDKKHARLSHLLA, encoded by the coding sequence ATGGGATATCATGCAGGAAAAAACTACGGAATAAAAGGAAAAACGCCAGTTGTAAAGCGTATAGGAAATCGACTTTCTTATAGCATCATCTCAAAGATTACCACTTTAGGGCAGTTAAGCTTTATGGTATTTCACGAGAATTTTAACGAAAATATGTTTCTCAAATTTTTGAAAAGGTTGGTTTATCAAGCGACTAAAAAAGTTTTTTTGATTGTTGATCAGCATACAGCTCATAAATCAAAAAAAGTAAAAGGAAGATGGCTTAAATTAGATAAAAAGCATGCTCGTTTGTCCCATTTACTTGCCTAG
- a CDS encoding UvrD-helicase domain-containing protein, producing the protein MKSFDVLHRSLNLRQHYLLEASAGTGKTFSIENIVIRLLIEEDAGVQEPSLLEQILVVTFTRAATRELKTRIRNKIEDSLSLLQKSSKDEACDYLQAIMEQGDAQVEKAKRRLEHALATFDQAQIYTIHGFCLRMLTNFLFESDFSMHKGSFEQRSLTKQELLQLIRDFFRTEIRPHIFSPVQLQIVLQAHGNRLEKVQEALLKYLTKECEVAATPDFSSDVEKFCTIMRTLKKERGWLPEKMQEDVERQISFYKSIRNKSTSSIHAFIELFRKDSWNADDFDLLLKEGLFICEFLAPTNLNKKKSNNLPKNSSLNYPELVPILTQSLYPLIQQAKSYEFIFARLVFYCRLLMHKYLSEEEKHQENDLLKHMLKAIHSPSFAGKVRSLYQAAIIDEFQDTDPVQWQIFNTLFLENSTCKIYLVGDPKQSIYAFRQADIYTYLSAGKSLGLANRASLDTNYRSQPSLVQALNTLFKACPGLFSLPSLAENAYLDYSEVKFSPHIKERKFSDEQGSIHFFQAPVGSKSTQRFPSEECEEKFFFPFIAQEITRLHNSDGFKFNQFAILIKDRFQGQRLAYYFDRHHIPYHLQKQTSLTESIAWESLRELLVGILNPRNENCVKIALGGPILGWNYNEIKKLEDPNFLERILAEFYAFKRHLSQEGFPIFFQRIMQSIGPMDSLSVAERLMKREGGDIFYDELTQIAYLLMEYQNEHPASPEHLIAFLDEYKNMGVEDEERLKKVTDPSREAVSILTTHSSKGLEYDIVFAYGLVGRTQARDRLIPQKEGTSHYLVPCLEKHSASYVKYCEEMDAEKMRQLYVAMTRAKYRLYIPVAVSDKPTEIECGGASPMDIFLARLGQENCSYQELYSRIKEGDSYRLQNFIQAYPEAHITYSLLKETFDEVAPLKNQNIPPLVAPPSVEIPGEKNFIQSFTSLTRYKKALASRDPYSLEPANAVPHNFQAPCKNAHTLPSGNITGKLLHKILEIIPFSVVNKIASANDLKSWIHPLIQETEFHSWEKVLCEITYEALQIKISENFCLKDIHPSLLYRETEFLYPSAKEMLVEELQWHKGFFKGVIDLIFFHNHHYYILDWKSNWLGPNIEAYDFEKMKAAMEQHDYYFQAHIYCEAVKRYLKLVDKRPFEEIFGGCFYIFLRGLSASTGKHTGVLKI; encoded by the coding sequence ATGAAGAGTTTTGATGTCCTTCATAGAAGTTTAAATTTACGCCAGCATTATTTACTTGAAGCCTCGGCAGGTACGGGTAAAACCTTTTCCATCGAAAATATTGTAATACGCTTGTTAATTGAAGAAGATGCTGGGGTACAAGAGCCTTCTCTTCTTGAACAAATTCTAGTGGTTACATTCACACGAGCAGCTACTCGTGAGCTAAAAACTAGAATTAGAAATAAGATAGAAGATTCCTTATCCCTTCTTCAGAAATCCTCTAAGGATGAAGCTTGTGATTATTTACAGGCTATCATGGAACAAGGAGATGCCCAAGTTGAAAAAGCTAAGCGGCGCTTAGAACATGCACTGGCCACTTTTGATCAAGCTCAAATTTATACAATCCATGGTTTCTGCCTGCGCATGTTGACTAACTTTTTATTTGAAAGTGACTTTAGCATGCATAAAGGCTCCTTTGAACAAAGATCTTTAACAAAACAAGAACTTCTTCAACTTATTCGTGATTTCTTCCGTACAGAGATACGGCCCCATATTTTTAGCCCTGTACAATTACAGATTGTGCTACAAGCCCATGGCAATCGCCTAGAAAAAGTTCAAGAAGCCTTATTAAAATATTTGACAAAGGAGTGCGAGGTAGCAGCTACTCCTGATTTCTCCTCAGACGTGGAAAAGTTTTGCACCATCATGCGAACTTTAAAAAAAGAAAGAGGCTGGCTACCTGAGAAGATGCAAGAAGATGTTGAACGCCAAATAAGTTTTTATAAAAGCATTAGAAACAAAAGTACAAGCTCTATCCATGCTTTTATTGAGTTATTTAGGAAAGATAGCTGGAATGCTGATGATTTTGATCTCTTACTTAAGGAGGGATTATTTATTTGCGAATTTCTTGCCCCCACTAATCTTAATAAAAAGAAATCCAATAACCTTCCTAAAAATTCTTCATTGAATTACCCTGAGCTAGTTCCAATTCTTACTCAATCGCTCTATCCCCTGATACAGCAAGCGAAAAGCTATGAATTTATATTTGCCCGCCTAGTTTTCTACTGCCGCCTGTTAATGCACAAATATCTCTCCGAAGAAGAAAAACATCAGGAAAATGATTTACTTAAGCATATGCTTAAGGCCATCCATTCCCCCTCCTTTGCAGGTAAAGTACGCTCCCTTTATCAAGCTGCCATTATCGATGAGTTTCAAGATACCGATCCGGTGCAATGGCAAATCTTTAACACATTATTTTTAGAAAATTCTACCTGCAAAATTTATTTAGTCGGTGACCCTAAACAATCTATTTATGCTTTTAGGCAAGCAGACATCTACACTTACCTTTCTGCCGGAAAATCCTTAGGCCTTGCAAATCGAGCCTCTTTAGATACTAACTATCGTTCTCAACCCTCGCTAGTACAAGCTTTGAATACTCTATTTAAAGCATGCCCAGGATTATTTTCTTTACCTTCCCTAGCGGAAAACGCCTACTTGGATTATTCTGAAGTCAAATTTTCCCCTCACATAAAGGAAAGAAAATTTTCAGATGAACAGGGTAGCATTCATTTCTTTCAAGCCCCCGTTGGTTCTAAGTCAACCCAAAGATTCCCCTCTGAAGAGTGTGAAGAAAAGTTTTTCTTTCCTTTTATAGCGCAAGAAATCACACGTCTCCACAATTCAGACGGCTTTAAATTCAACCAATTTGCCATTTTAATTAAAGATAGATTTCAAGGTCAGCGCTTAGCCTATTATTTTGATCGTCATCATATTCCCTATCATTTGCAAAAGCAAACCTCATTGACAGAATCCATTGCTTGGGAGAGCCTTAGAGAATTATTAGTAGGGATATTAAATCCACGCAATGAAAACTGCGTTAAAATTGCCTTAGGAGGCCCCATATTAGGATGGAATTATAATGAAATTAAAAAATTAGAAGATCCAAATTTTTTAGAGCGTATCTTAGCTGAATTTTATGCATTTAAACGCCATTTATCTCAAGAAGGTTTTCCTATTTTTTTTCAGCGCATCATGCAATCTATAGGGCCTATGGATAGCTTAAGCGTAGCTGAAAGACTTATGAAAAGAGAAGGCGGAGATATATTTTATGATGAGCTTACTCAAATTGCCTACCTGCTAATGGAGTATCAAAATGAGCATCCCGCAAGCCCCGAGCATCTGATTGCTTTCTTAGATGAATATAAAAACATGGGGGTAGAAGATGAAGAACGCCTTAAAAAAGTTACTGATCCCAGCCGTGAAGCTGTCTCTATTTTAACCACGCATAGTAGCAAAGGTTTAGAATATGATATCGTCTTTGCTTATGGGCTGGTGGGTCGCACACAAGCAAGAGATCGCCTGATTCCTCAAAAGGAGGGAACCTCTCATTACCTAGTCCCTTGCTTAGAAAAACATTCTGCTTCCTATGTTAAATATTGTGAGGAGATGGATGCAGAAAAGATGCGTCAGCTGTATGTAGCTATGACGCGGGCCAAATACCGCTTGTATATACCTGTAGCTGTGAGCGATAAGCCCACCGAAATAGAGTGTGGGGGGGCCTCTCCTATGGATATCTTCTTAGCACGCTTAGGACAAGAAAATTGCAGTTATCAAGAGCTTTACAGCCGGATTAAAGAGGGTGATAGCTATCGGTTACAAAACTTTATCCAAGCTTATCCAGAGGCCCACATTACCTATTCCCTATTAAAGGAAACATTTGATGAAGTAGCGCCTCTAAAAAATCAAAACATTCCTCCTCTTGTGGCTCCTCCTTCTGTAGAGATTCCAGGGGAAAAAAACTTTATTCAATCTTTTACCTCCCTTACACGTTACAAAAAGGCTCTAGCAAGCAGAGATCCTTACTCTTTAGAGCCCGCTAACGCGGTGCCTCATAATTTTCAAGCTCCTTGCAAGAATGCACACACCCTTCCCTCTGGAAATATAACAGGAAAACTACTGCATAAGATTTTAGAAATTATACCTTTTTCGGTAGTAAATAAAATTGCTTCTGCTAACGATTTAAAAAGCTGGATTCATCCATTAATTCAAGAGACTGAGTTTCATTCTTGGGAAAAAGTACTTTGCGAAATCACCTATGAGGCTTTGCAAATAAAAATCAGCGAGAATTTTTGTCTTAAAGATATACACCCTTCCTTGCTTTACCGTGAAACAGAATTTCTTTATCCGAGTGCAAAAGAAATGTTGGTAGAAGAGCTTCAATGGCATAAAGGTTTTTTTAAAGGAGTCATTGACCTCATATTTTTTCATAATCATCATTATTACATTCTGGATTGGAAAAGTAACTGGCTAGGTCCTAACATTGAAGCCTATGACTTTGAAAAGATGAAAGCAGCTATGGAACAGCATGATTACTATTTTCAAGCACATATTTATTGCGAAGCTGTAAAGCGTTACTTAAAACTAGTAGACAAGCGACCTTTTGAAGAAATTTTTGGAGGATGTTTTTACATCTTTTTACGCGGACTTAGTGCAAGTACAGGAAAACATACAGGTGTCTTAAAAATTTGA
- a CDS encoding exodeoxyribonuclease V subunit gamma: protein MIKTFYSNRIEILYDHLKQGLFGSSSPFARRLIIVPTLAIKSWLILQLAKDPELEIAAGLEIIYLEEALKKLPDFFSPQKNSFYYPNELELTLAIEAHIHKMALTWNTLSPAQQRNWSPLFDYLKVNVSSDPSLLFSKRSAKRLALLAETVAQLFRDYGKYGKAMVDEWNSDEQGWQQALWRSLFSSPDNNWSCFYNEPILANDFFIEFQVHLFSISFMANSDYLLFEKIAEQYSVNYYLLSPCSIFWSDILSEKEAKKLQQFWKKQKVLSSEQQELESYLRDKNVLLANWGKLGRKMSELLEQKDQETYAQYALPHCLQKEEIYSEHLDDTLIWEAAKHAPCLLDYIQADLLFMRNPDNAEKILISDDTSIQLHCAPTRQREIQILYNNLLELIKKEGDIEASDIIVMAPDITVYAPYIRQIFGTQNPQLDYQLLDMHALAEDSLTKQFWHLLNLPSGRWDAEDILYLFNFSTFQRKHQISAEEVLQIRTWLEDVGIHWGGDALHRNELLHQRHCQNMVDDTLKGTWEGGFASLLLGLAMDQLPKDSTALIRPNHVETSQAILLGKWIALMRALKKDLKSLVDGTKKSYQEWILELQRLTYTYLADKDAEEEENQDLFNQLDAFTKAACWLPNHKVCFDALKKHLETYLNHRHFTFQENHLQTVKFCSMLPMRSLPAKVIALIGMNESVFPRNENSSSLNLMKENKSCDYCPTRNDYDRYLFLEALLSARNYFILSYTHYTGNEGKDQAPSLVVTELLHYIDQAFVHEKGKVSSTLTYAHPYRSFDYQYFSSEKRLPNYSYYDYQLASSYYLADKKDRHQFLHDFTPQVKVELNFPEIVLEIRHLKNALQNPIKSFLNKNLGMFLREEDHGLQTEEFFVINHLQMLDFKKASLKNSVNEAIIHAERQGKFPLGLFKQVALSYIHSTIAKYHETLSKLNVDVSKIFEITLHERYHFPVQDEKGWKLPPLEIYYKDRVRIKIVGSLSEVSEQGLIANISGNKNDILKPWGEFVILSCLIDHYSLPWEKQLLCSKSGKIKKAYSQQAFSELEHILEYYFESLHNVSPLTQEWLYDLVFHDQQVVQASMHQSLNDSFNPIYNKYLQWVCRPQSLNAANMIENWQTKARSLFSKPYQEWISQEE, encoded by the coding sequence ATGATTAAAACTTTTTATAGCAATCGTATTGAAATTCTTTATGACCATCTTAAACAAGGCCTCTTTGGCAGCTCTTCTCCTTTTGCGCGACGCCTTATTATCGTTCCTACACTAGCGATTAAATCTTGGCTGATTTTGCAATTAGCTAAAGATCCGGAGTTAGAAATTGCTGCTGGCCTAGAAATCATCTATCTAGAAGAGGCCTTAAAAAAGCTTCCCGATTTTTTTTCTCCGCAAAAAAATTCTTTCTATTATCCCAATGAATTGGAATTAACTTTAGCAATTGAAGCTCATATCCACAAAATGGCTCTTACTTGGAATACTCTTTCTCCCGCTCAGCAAAGAAATTGGTCTCCTTTATTCGATTACTTGAAAGTTAATGTTAGCTCTGACCCATCTCTTCTTTTCTCTAAGCGCAGTGCAAAACGGTTAGCCCTACTGGCAGAAACTGTAGCTCAGCTTTTTAGGGACTATGGAAAATATGGGAAAGCGATGGTCGATGAATGGAACTCTGATGAACAAGGATGGCAACAAGCTCTCTGGCGTTCCCTCTTTTCCTCCCCGGACAATAACTGGAGTTGTTTTTATAACGAGCCTATTCTAGCTAACGATTTCTTCATCGAATTTCAAGTTCATCTTTTTTCTATTAGCTTTATGGCTAATAGTGATTATTTACTCTTTGAAAAAATAGCCGAGCAATATTCTGTTAATTACTATTTGCTATCCCCCTGCTCTATCTTCTGGAGCGATATTTTATCTGAAAAAGAAGCAAAAAAATTACAACAATTTTGGAAAAAGCAAAAGGTTCTTTCCTCTGAGCAGCAAGAGCTAGAAAGCTATTTACGCGATAAAAATGTTTTGTTAGCCAATTGGGGTAAGCTAGGGCGTAAAATGTCTGAATTACTAGAACAAAAGGATCAGGAAACTTATGCTCAGTATGCTCTACCTCATTGTCTACAGAAAGAGGAGATTTATTCTGAACACCTTGATGACACTTTAATCTGGGAAGCAGCTAAACATGCACCATGTCTTTTAGATTACATTCAAGCGGATTTGCTGTTCATGCGTAATCCAGATAATGCAGAAAAAATCCTTATCTCTGACGATACTTCTATTCAACTTCATTGCGCTCCCACAAGGCAACGAGAAATACAAATTCTTTATAATAATCTTTTAGAACTTATTAAAAAAGAGGGGGATATTGAGGCCTCTGATATTATCGTGATGGCCCCTGATATCACTGTTTATGCTCCTTATATTCGACAAATTTTCGGCACCCAAAATCCTCAATTAGATTACCAACTACTCGACATGCATGCACTTGCTGAAGATTCGCTTACTAAACAGTTTTGGCATCTGCTTAACCTTCCTTCAGGCCGCTGGGATGCTGAAGACATCTTATATTTATTCAATTTCTCGACCTTTCAAAGAAAACACCAAATCTCTGCTGAGGAAGTTTTGCAAATACGCACCTGGCTGGAAGATGTAGGTATCCACTGGGGGGGAGATGCACTTCATCGTAATGAACTTCTCCACCAAAGGCATTGTCAAAATATGGTTGATGACACCCTTAAAGGAACTTGGGAAGGAGGTTTTGCTAGCTTGCTCTTAGGCTTAGCTATGGATCAGCTGCCTAAAGATTCTACAGCTTTAATTCGCCCTAATCATGTGGAAACTAGCCAAGCAATTTTGCTAGGAAAATGGATCGCTCTCATGCGAGCTTTAAAGAAAGACTTAAAAAGCTTGGTCGATGGTACAAAAAAAAGTTACCAGGAGTGGATTCTAGAGTTACAACGTCTTACTTATACCTATCTTGCGGACAAAGACGCAGAAGAGGAAGAAAATCAAGATTTATTTAATCAATTAGATGCCTTCACTAAAGCAGCCTGTTGGCTTCCTAATCATAAAGTCTGCTTTGATGCTTTAAAAAAGCATTTAGAAACTTACCTAAATCACCGGCATTTTACTTTTCAAGAAAATCATCTACAAACTGTTAAATTTTGTTCGATGTTACCTATGCGTTCTTTACCTGCTAAAGTTATTGCTTTAATAGGCATGAATGAAAGCGTGTTTCCACGTAATGAAAATAGCTCTTCTTTAAATTTAATGAAAGAAAACAAGTCTTGCGACTACTGCCCTACCCGTAATGATTATGACCGTTATCTATTTTTAGAAGCGCTTTTATCAGCCAGAAACTACTTTATTTTAAGTTATACGCATTACACAGGAAACGAGGGAAAAGATCAGGCCCCTTCTCTCGTAGTGACCGAACTTCTCCATTATATAGATCAAGCTTTTGTGCATGAAAAAGGTAAAGTTTCCTCTACGCTTACTTATGCTCATCCTTACCGCTCCTTTGATTACCAATACTTCTCTTCAGAAAAACGCCTTCCCAACTACTCTTATTATGATTATCAGTTAGCCTCAAGTTATTATCTTGCTGACAAAAAAGATCGTCATCAGTTTCTTCACGATTTTACTCCGCAAGTGAAAGTAGAGCTTAATTTTCCTGAAATTGTTTTAGAAATACGTCATCTCAAAAACGCTCTCCAAAACCCTATTAAAAGCTTTCTTAACAAAAACTTGGGAATGTTTTTAAGAGAGGAAGATCATGGTTTGCAAACAGAAGAATTTTTTGTGATCAATCATTTGCAAATGTTAGATTTTAAAAAAGCCTCTTTAAAAAACAGTGTGAATGAGGCGATCATCCATGCGGAAAGACAAGGAAAATTTCCCTTAGGCCTTTTCAAGCAGGTAGCCCTTTCTTATATTCACAGTACCATCGCTAAATACCACGAAACTCTTTCTAAGCTTAATGTGGATGTTAGCAAAATTTTTGAGATAACCTTGCATGAACGCTATCATTTTCCTGTGCAGGACGAGAAAGGATGGAAACTTCCTCCTCTAGAAATTTACTATAAAGATCGAGTACGTATAAAAATTGTAGGCAGTTTGAGTGAAGTCTCTGAGCAAGGGTTAATTGCCAACATTAGCGGTAATAAGAATGATATCCTCAAACCCTGGGGGGAATTTGTTATCCTTAGCTGTCTTATTGATCATTATTCCCTTCCTTGGGAAAAACAGCTATTATGCTCAAAAAGCGGAAAAATAAAAAAAGCTTATTCTCAACAGGCTTTTTCAGAGCTAGAACATATTTTGGAATATTACTTTGAAAGTCTACACAACGTATCCCCTCTCACTCAAGAATGGCTATACGATTTAGTATTTCATGATCAGCAGGTAGTCCAAGCCTCTATGCATCAATCTTTAAATGATAGCTTTAACCCTATCTATAATAAATATCTTCAATGGGTTTGCCGCCCACAATCCTTAAATGCAGCTAATATGATTGAAAACTGGCAGACAAAAGCACGTTCTCTATTCTCTAAGCCTTATCAAGAATGGATTTCCCAAGAAGAATAA
- the recD gene encoding exodeoxyribonuclease V subunit alpha encodes MQSSQNINLIDKLKNNQALPLVDFALADYLIKSYNASVDTLPLLLHLSQSTRAGHLCIKVSDAEVLPKPQDVWEVQEQNHFSPEEWQELERLISRSTHHIPPSLLHLITETEDIVPPTPLCRLNDLFYFQKYWLYEHCCLREFHRLLEQKASLELDKALFQANLAHLLSTNNLLPEQAQAIAQLENQSLTIICGGPGTGKTYTAGLLIKVFWNSLNNIQKDNCRIALAAPTGKAAAQLQKSLSKAVSDLEGFSPINATTIHSLLGLKSKSLSSTAPLINADLLVIDESSMIDIRLMSLLFQALKPGARLIMLGDPYQLPPIEAGSFFADMTCLCKPHQFIELKKCLRSELEEIIDLAEEIKKGESQAALQRLQSSKKALHFVRLSKDLPAFSVQQQLWLKVEPYLSWEESNISELSMNHFRILSPLRKGPLGVDQLNAFFYQEILKKTKVHQRMIIPIIITTNDSTRDLYNGDVGFLIRQKPHQLEGHVQAGDYALFADKKIPALLLPSYEYAYCLSVHKSQGSEFNHLILLLPEGSEHFGRELIYTAITRARQQIEIWSQTDTFEKALNKSTSRLSRCSKK; translated from the coding sequence ATGCAATCTTCACAAAACATCAATCTAATAGATAAGCTTAAGAATAATCAAGCACTCCCCTTGGTAGATTTTGCTTTAGCAGATTATTTAATTAAAAGCTATAATGCCTCTGTAGACACCCTACCGCTCCTTCTTCATCTCTCTCAATCGACTCGAGCAGGTCATTTATGTATAAAAGTTTCTGACGCTGAAGTTTTACCTAAACCTCAAGATGTATGGGAAGTTCAAGAGCAGAATCATTTCTCCCCAGAAGAATGGCAAGAATTAGAACGATTAATTAGCCGCAGTACCCACCATATCCCTCCTTCTTTACTCCACCTTATTACAGAAACAGAAGATATAGTTCCTCCTACTCCTTTATGTCGCTTAAATGATCTTTTCTATTTTCAAAAATATTGGTTATACGAACATTGTTGCTTACGAGAATTTCATCGCCTTTTAGAGCAAAAAGCTTCTCTTGAGCTTGATAAAGCACTTTTCCAAGCCAACCTTGCTCACCTTTTATCTACTAACAACTTACTTCCTGAACAAGCCCAAGCTATTGCTCAACTAGAAAACCAATCATTAACGATTATTTGCGGTGGACCTGGAACCGGTAAAACTTATACGGCGGGTTTACTTATTAAGGTGTTTTGGAATAGCCTGAATAATATTCAAAAAGATAATTGCCGTATTGCTTTAGCTGCCCCTACAGGAAAAGCTGCCGCGCAGCTACAGAAAAGCTTAAGTAAAGCAGTTAGTGATCTGGAAGGTTTCTCTCCTATCAATGCTACCACTATTCATTCTTTACTCGGCCTTAAATCAAAAAGCCTATCTTCTACCGCCCCTCTCATTAATGCTGATTTATTAGTGATTGATGAATCTTCTATGATTGATATTCGTTTGATGTCTTTACTTTTTCAAGCACTTAAGCCCGGTGCTCGTCTTATCATGCTTGGAGATCCTTATCAATTGCCCCCTATTGAAGCAGGTTCTTTTTTTGCAGACATGACCTGCCTTTGTAAACCTCATCAATTCATTGAACTAAAAAAATGCCTACGCTCAGAGTTAGAAGAAATCATTGACTTAGCCGAGGAGATCAAAAAAGGAGAAAGCCAAGCAGCTTTACAACGCTTACAATCTTCAAAAAAAGCTCTACACTTTGTAAGATTAAGCAAAGATCTGCCAGCTTTTTCTGTTCAGCAGCAGCTATGGTTAAAGGTAGAGCCTTATTTATCATGGGAAGAATCAAATATTTCCGAATTATCAATGAACCATTTCCGTATTCTTTCCCCTCTTCGAAAAGGACCCTTAGGAGTAGATCAGCTGAATGCTTTTTTCTACCAAGAAATTTTAAAGAAGACTAAAGTTCATCAACGCATGATTATTCCTATAATCATTACCACTAATGATTCTACCAGAGATCTATATAATGGAGATGTAGGCTTTCTTATCAGACAAAAACCTCACCAACTCGAAGGCCATGTGCAAGCAGGGGACTATGCCCTATTTGCTGATAAAAAAATACCTGCCCTTCTATTACCCAGTTATGAATATGCTTATTGCTTATCTGTACATAAGAGCCAGGGTAGTGAATTCAATCATTTGATTTTATTGCTTCCCGAAGGTAGTGAGCATTTTGGTCGAGAGCTCATCTATACAGCCATTACCCGTGCACGCCAACAAATTGAAATCTGGAGCCAGACAGACACTTTTGAAAAAGCATTAAATAAATCCACCTCCAGGCTCTCAAGATGCTCTAAAAAATGA
- a CDS encoding MFS transporter, which produces MLTSLIRKYSSFTYLNVTQFLGALNDNIYKLLIVYFLIDQEGIENGHKILALTGAIFVLPFLLFSAFSGVLADRCSKRNIIAFTKILELMVMTLGILAFWYESRWGSYLILFLMAAQTALFGPSKYGILPELVPHDKISKSNGLMASFTFLAIISGTFFASFLVDITGRNFIVAAIFCTVIALVGVISSFCIEYTPPAGSLKKYDARFLYDIYSNLKLASLHPSLLMAVCGSAFFLFLGAFVQLNMIPFATQSLHLTDIQGGYLFLLTALGIGTGSVVAGKISGKMVELGLVPIAALGVAISCFMIDLFSHNLVMVMGLVILVGFFGGIYEIPLDSYVQVASPKKNRGQIVAATNFLSYIGVLCASIMLYLTEEMLKYSPDKSFSIIGTITLFITVLIGYQYFDYLARFIGMILSRLHFQVNYYGLKNIPETPTIYVCSHTAWNDTLLMLGAQRRRLRFFIEQEQGHSSKFMRRLYRLLRVVFIPDIEPLERNTACLMAIKRTLDKGISVCIFVENEAIEEEIEKLKHSYSFRKILDETYYSIVPVIISKGMKDKKARWFVSLMKKFRVPASLAFNTKIPGEQPIPEDFEDELCLVTD; this is translated from the coding sequence ATGTTAACTTCTCTTATTCGCAAATATTCTTCATTTACCTATTTAAATGTCACTCAATTTTTGGGGGCACTTAATGATAATATCTATAAGTTATTGATTGTTTACTTCTTAATCGATCAAGAAGGGATTGAAAATGGACATAAGATTTTAGCTTTAACAGGAGCTATATTTGTACTGCCCTTCCTGCTATTTTCTGCCTTTTCAGGCGTATTAGCTGATCGTTGTAGTAAGAGAAATATTATCGCCTTCACTAAAATTTTAGAATTAATGGTTATGACGCTAGGTATCTTAGCTTTTTGGTATGAAAGTCGCTGGGGATCTTATCTTATTCTTTTTCTGATGGCTGCTCAAACTGCTTTATTCGGTCCCTCCAAATATGGAATTTTACCGGAATTAGTGCCTCATGATAAGATTTCTAAATCCAATGGGCTGATGGCTTCTTTTACTTTTTTGGCTATTATATCGGGTACGTTTTTTGCCTCTTTTCTGGTAGATATTACGGGAAGAAATTTCATTGTGGCTGCTATATTTTGCACGGTTATTGCTTTAGTGGGGGTCATTTCGAGTTTTTGTATTGAGTATACTCCTCCGGCAGGCTCTTTGAAAAAATATGATGCTCGATTCCTATATGACATTTATAGCAACTTAAAGCTTGCTAGTTTGCATCCTTCATTATTAATGGCAGTATGCGGCTCTGCTTTTTTTCTATTCTTAGGCGCTTTCGTCCAACTTAACATGATCCCCTTTGCCACCCAATCTCTTCATCTGACTGATATTCAAGGCGGCTATTTATTCCTTTTAACAGCTTTAGGAATTGGAACGGGATCAGTAGTGGCTGGAAAAATATCTGGTAAAATGGTGGAATTAGGGCTAGTTCCTATTGCAGCCTTAGGAGTAGCCATTAGTTGTTTTATGATTGACTTGTTCTCTCATAATCTCGTGATGGTGATGGGGCTAGTGATTCTAGTAGGTTTTTTTGGGGGAATCTATGAAATACCTTTAGATTCTTATGTGCAAGTTGCCAGTCCTAAGAAAAATAGAGGACAGATTGTGGCAGCCACCAACTTTTTAAGTTATATCGGCGTGCTGTGTGCTTCAATTATGTTATATTTGACAGAAGAAATGTTAAAATATAGCCCTGATAAAAGCTTTAGCATTATTGGAACCATTACCTTGTTTATTACGGTGCTAATTGGCTATCAGTATTTCGATTACTTAGCTCGCTTTATTGGGATGATTCTTTCTCGTTTACATTTCCAAGTAAATTATTATGGTCTAAAAAACATTCCTGAGACCCCTACTATTTATGTTTGTTCTCATACCGCATGGAATGACACTTTGCTGATGCTAGGAGCACAGCGCAGGAGATTGCGTTTCTTTATTGAGCAAGAACAAGGGCATAGCAGTAAGTTTATGCGTCGGCTTTATCGTTTATTACGTGTCGTTTTTATCCCTGATATTGAGCCCCTAGAGAGAAATACAGCATGCTTAATGGCAATAAAAAGGACGCTGGACAAGGGAATCTCAGTATGCATTTTTGTGGAAAATGAAGCCATTGAAGAAGAGATCGAGAAGTTAAAGCATTCTTATAGCTTTAGAAAAATTTTAGATGAAACTTATTATTCTATCGTTCCCGTCATTATTTCTAAAGGGATGAAAGACAAAAAGGCTCGTTGGTTTGTCTCGCTGATGAAAAAGTTTCGTGTTCCTGCTTCCCTTGCTTTTAATACTAAAATACCAGGGGAACAGCCCATACCCGAAGACTTTGAAGATGAACTTTGTTTAGTTACAGACTAA